Proteins found in one Salvia splendens isolate huo1 chromosome 10, SspV2, whole genome shotgun sequence genomic segment:
- the LOC121751276 gene encoding uncharacterized protein LOC121751276, with the protein MAQKKKELLSSALWRMGPQEEDKFKDAKLKVTSQPGATPKMHVPGKKTFGSKNDTVGEDSLTEIDPELRYSNFQFLQNVFSIDTIVKPLPPTMAYNVSRNLSFFTRIFTQFFDPDGIADAQNRLD; encoded by the exons ATGGCGCAAAAGAAGAAAGAGCTGCTGTCATCAGCGCTATGGAGGATGGGCCCACAAGAAGAAGACAAATTCAAGGACGCTAAGTTGAAGGTCACGTCACAGCCCGGTGCAACACCCAAAATGCACGTCCCCGGCAAGAAAACGTTCGGCTCCAAAAACGACACCGTTGGGGAGGATTCTCTCACTGAAATCGACCCTGAACTTCGCTACAGCAATTTCCAG TTCCTTCAAAACGTCTTCAGCATTGATACGATTGTGAAGCCCCTTCCTCCAACAATGGCATACAATGTCTCGCGCAATTTATCCTTCTTCACAAGGATCTTCACACAGTTCTTTG ATCCCGATGGTATAGCGGATGCACAGAATCGCTTGGATTAG